Genomic segment of Pangasianodon hypophthalmus isolate fPanHyp1 chromosome 22, fPanHyp1.pri, whole genome shotgun sequence:
TAGTAGCTCCTGTCTACTAGCATAAAATGACTCCagaaaattaatgtaaatagtTTTACATTAAGCTTTATTAACATTAGAGTCATATTTTGTAGTAGACAGTAGTTCCGATTAATAAACTATAGGAGGAATTTGGTATTTCTATGTCATTGCTGTAACACATTAAGTCGTGTTAAGCTCTTTAGAATGGGTTTTTGAAAAgagtaataaaaaatgttctttgaGCAATATGGTTATGACAAAGTGAGGGTTTGAGAGATTTGGCATGGCTTGGTCTGGTTTTGTTGTAAAATTAAGCCACATTAAGCTTTTTTCCtcacattaattattttattacattccaGGCTAAACCACAAATATGTAAACTGAATCTAGAAGAAAACAGGACATTACGGTAAAAACACTGAAGACGAGTCAGTCTAATATCATTCAaaccatttaatcatttaattgatcaaataaaatgcattcacatcataatcatcatcatcatcatcctcatcatcacacGAAAACAAATTTCCGAGATAGTGTATATCTCATTTGAACAGCTAGAAATagacttaataaaaaaaaacactatttatgCAACAAGAATATTATAAAAGCGTTTCTAGAGTGGAGGGATTAGCAATACAGCTAATACAATATAATTGGACAATaaaatactaacattcagataCAGGATATTTGggattattcagtgtgtgtttctattgTTGTGTAATTCTCAAACACACATCATGCAGGTTTATCAGAgttgggtgattttttttatgcataaaGCTTAACTTGAGGGTATTTAGGGTGCCAAAATTTCTTCACACATGGAATTTATGTACTGCTGTTCCCGTCCGAATCCGTACCAAAAGGCCAACGTTATTCAGCTTGCTCATGATTCATTATAACTAGATGAGTGTTTGCAGGATGGTTTCAGATCCTAGCTGAAGCAatcgtgtgcgtgtgtgtgtgtgtgtttaaagttaTAAAGAGTGTATGACAGATGGAGTGATTAGGTGTTGGTGGTATGCAGTGTGAGAACTGGTCTGTCCTTCTGGTTCTGTTTGCGAAAGAAGGCCTTGCCAAACTCATAAGTGCTTATCATTATAGCACAGGCTGGAGCCACTTTTATCAGCCGAGGCATGAAACctaacacacagaaagagagagaaaaaaattcaactatGAAGcagtataaaaatgtacagtatgaaaCCTGATATGATTATCCACAACATCAGCATGTGATCATAACTTTTCCTGTATCTTCAAATAGGATTACATTTAATGACTTAACACTGGTGGTGcttctttatttcttacttgtacaaataacctggaaaacatgttgaatgtgaaaaaataattgtttaatccATGTCCTAAAAATGGCTGAAATCAGCAAGCGCCCAGCACTGGCAGATATTTCTCCTATGAGCAAAAGACTGTGctgtgtttggaaaaaaaacttaATCGAAAGACAGCACTTTCGTGAAACAGAATTAGCAATGTTTAGCGATGTAAATGAAATCTGTATAAAGCTTTGAATTGTTTCATTGGCCTGCTTTACATAAATCAAGTAgatacgtttttttttattccattacaATGAAAAACAGGACCGTCAAGGCAAACTTGACCATTTTCATAAATCAGCACAAGCCAGATCTCTTGGCTTTCAAGCATCTGAATAGCCTTTCGTTTAGCTACGAATACTACTACCAGAGCTCAACTGTATTTCGTTGTCTAAAGTTGAAAAGTAAAGTTGAATCTAACATAACCTAACATAAAGCTCATAAGCCCttattacaaacaaaaacaagaaagcgAAGGCACTCTTGACCATTCTCGTAAATCAGTAGGAAATGATCAGTAGGAGAAAAATTAGCATGGGTATAGTGTTATAACTTGCctttcaagcagctgaattGCCAATTGCACTTGAAAGTAATGTCATGAGAGTCCCTGATAATGCTAACACTAGCTGAACCACTGTAAattctgggggcggagctttgtgtacatgggcgGAAATTGGGGTTGGGATTGGGGCTggttcaaagtaaaaaaaaaaaaatattcattcaaatcttattcagcTCTACCTATTTAACCATCAGAGACAAATCCTGACAAATTTGGACAAATCTTGCCCAATTCACCTCCTTAAGGAAAGGGCTcgtatatttataaaatgattaCAAGTGGGTAAATTCACTGTTTAACATAAACTGATTTCCTTTAGTTATGTGTAATAATCTATTTAGTGAGAACTCTTACCCGCAAACAGTCCTTGGATGCCGCTCTCTGCCACGATTCTTTTCATCACTGTATAGGTTGAACACGAGGCTTGAGATGACACTACTGAAGCAAGCACACAAGCAAACCTTATTCATTTGAGCGTCTAACAAATATGGCTCATTAATCATTAACTGTTATCAGGCAGTTAGTTGTCCAACATcttatctgtgttttttttttcccccaggggAAGGGTTTTATTTTAGAACAGGAGGTTTGGAAAACTTACATTTCCTAGCCTGCAGTTCACCCAGTTCCACCTGCCTCCTGGTCTTCACCACATCAAACGGCAGCGTTACAATTGACGCAatctgaggaggaggaggaacaaAGGATAAATAGGATGCTCAACAGAAGACAAGTTTGTGTCTGTGCTGTGTATAGTTTGTCTGTTCAGGGGTGGACAAACAAGAAGATTTTGTATCAGggctactattttttttttttattcatagttacCCAGCAGAGATATAGGTCCAACAACCAGAAATACAAAGAACGAACTCtactttttatttccttttcccAAAAAAGTTTCAATTTGGTCTGTATGTTTAAACTTCACACGCTTCGGGCTTGGTAAAGCCCCTCAGATTCccattcttggctgacaggagtggaatccgatgtggtcttcttctgTTACAGCCCATTCCACCTcaatgtttgacatgttgtgcattctgagatgcttttctcctcaccacggttgtaaagagtggtgatTTGAGTTACACTAGCCTTCCTGTCTGCTcgaaccagtctagccattctcctcttccatcaacaaggcatttctgcctgtagaatactggatattttttgttttttgcaccattctgtgtaaacgctAGACagtattttgtgtgaaaatcccaggagattatcagtttctcaaatactcaaaccagcccatctggaacCACCATCACACGTttcctgatgtttgatgtaaacattaactgaagcccttgacatgtatgtgcatgtttttatgcattgctctgctgccacatgattaatCGTACAACCCTATTTAAGGATTTGTGTTTTATACTCCTAAGCTACTTATCGTGTAATAAAGAGCGCAGACTCACAGAGCCGGACACTGCTCCTGAGATGAAGGCGATGCTGAAGGTCGGCTCAGTCGTCTTGTTGTAGCGACACAGCCAGGCTTTACCTTTCTCATAGTTGTACCAGTACATGGCTGAAAAGAGAGGAGGCACATGGTGCAAGATTAGCATGCTACAACATAACAGGGAAAGCATAATGTGAACAAATAACTCTGTGAAGAAAGAATACCTAAATTATACACAGCACTGATAAATCAAAAGACCGTGTTAGGATAGGGATTATACTAAAATAGACAGTGCAGTGGGACTTAAGGACTTGGAAGCATAGTAAAAGGTCATTTTGTATGaatatgctttaaaaataacttaTTCCACCAgtttaaagggttttttttaatatgtatttatttctttttagtaGCAGTATGCTACTGATCATTgcaaggaacacacacacacacacacacacacacacacacacacactattaaaccTATCTGTTAAACACACTATCTATCAAATTTCTCATATCTATAGCTTGAGAAACCAGACCAGTGAGGTAAGGTATAGCCTGTTTGTTACTgaattttgcatttcatttgaGTATTTTTGCCTATTGTAGCATAATTCTCATTCTTTAATTCCAAATGCCTGAAATGATACAACACTTTTAAAGATAACATTTTTCGCTGTAggtcaaatgaaatgaataatgtgCTACAGAGGACATATAAAATTTTTTCCCTCATGAGACTCACTTATAAGTTTTTTGAGAACTTCctatttaatctgtttttttttttaatcttttttttttccatcaaaatttcagcttttttttcctttcagtctaaaatgtaaaGTCTTTACTTAAAACTTAAAGTAAAGGGACagatataattttaatttttatatccggatttctgtaaagctgccttgggacaatgtccattgttaaaagttgTTGCGTTATACAACTAAAATTGACTTATTTTGACCATTTTGGACTATTTTCTAAAAATCCTCCTTCTTCATGTTacatgttttgatatgcaaatgatcatgttGATTCACTGAACAAGCAAACTATCATCATGACATCATCTGGTGACTTCTAGTGCCATGCTAagcatgcattagctactttcccctgaaaagaacACTGCATGCACGGACCCTGACTGTGGAGATCTCTAGTCCTGCTGCTTGTGTTTGCTCTGTGAGCCACCCAAAGGCTGTTTGAAACACAGTCACCAAGCAagacaacactttttttttttttttacctgaaaaTGGTACATCCCTGAGCAGCGTGGGCCCGAGACCCCTCCAGAGAGCGAGCCAGCCTTCAGTGTGTACGGCCGAGCGGATCACGGCGCTCAGCTCTCTGTAtgactgtctctctgactgCAGCTTAGTGCGGATCAGCTCTAGCGGACTGATCAGAGTAGCGGAGCCCACtgcaatacacacattcacacacatgacTCAAGGGTTATATTCAGGCAGCTCAAGCAGCTCAAATCGAAGTATTTGGAAGGAAAGATTTTCTGCagtctgaaaaacacaaaataacaaaaattctACTTTGGCttgtatttgatttaaaaaaaaaaactcaggatTTCATGACTCATGTCTAACTAATATATCACATCCTCTTCCCCTTTTGTAACCAGTGTTTCTATCTATTACTATTGTTACTAATTATTTTTCCTGATTGTTTACTTAAGGGCAAAGTCTAATCACCTTCAGTAGAAGatcaatagagagagagagagagagagagagagttgaatCTGATGCTCACTCTACCATTTAACAACATACTTTGTGTTGGAAACCTTTTGGATTTCGTCACTTGACAACTGATTTCGTCACTTGTTATTTGCAACCTTTGTAATTCGCTCAGGtctaaaaatcatatttaaaggaaaacaccCCCCTGAAAGACattaattatgtttatattgaaatactTGTGATGTCTTTAGGCATTCTGGTGAGAAGTTAGAAGCTGTCTGTCGTGTTTACGTCACAAGAGGACaatgctagcacagttacagtggtgtttaataggagaaaacatATGTGATCATGGACAggttttgttgttctttttcctcattcctCATTTTTCAGTGAGGTTCAATTAATCATATTAATGGGAAATCCAGTGTAGCAGAGCAGACACCTTAGAGCAAATGCTGAattcaaagtcccagaatgcaatgcatttATACAATTCAGTTGCGccgagttacagcagagactcagctcAGCCAGTTAGCGATCTACGAGTTGACGGCAGTATTAGAATGAAAGTAGGAGCTTTGGCAGCTGATCTgattgagcagagtgtacagatgatgAGGTAAgggagctggacagactaaaggactaaagcgctgctgcatcactctgttTAGGTAGAGAGGAATTCCCACTAGTGTCACTACCAGCAGGTAGTCATACGGAATTGTGGGTAACGTAGGTAACTATtaaccaaaaatgaaaatagaatATATCAATGAAAGacattttaactaaaaaaaaaaaaaaagaagtcaatttagaatttcattataaattaaatCTTGGACACCACTGAAGGTCAcgtaattataaatattgatatgaaAGTCATTCAGGatgtcattcattttcctttaagAAGTTTTAAAGAAGCTTTATAAGAACAGGAAAAGAGAAACTTTTCATAAAGCTGGAAAAAACCTCATCATTAGAACACACATCTTAGTGTGTGTGGTAATATCTCAAAGTGGTTACGTCACACTAACAATCTGGCAGTGACCATAAAAGGTACAGTTTGTGTACACAAAACAGATTCAATATTTACCCATTCTATTAATACATGTTTAGCAAAGgttacagttgagtgcaaaagtttacaccccccttgcacctattttacattttctcttgTAAAACAGGATTCCATGTTCATTTAATGGTGTTTTCCTATTAAATACTTGTTAGAGCCTAAAGGTTGTAGCAGTTGAGTTGTCTGTTAGCaagctcaaaagtttgcatcaGCATTGCCGTGCTCTAGTTCATTTCTTTGAATGAGCTTTTTAAggtgtttaataatttaaaactgtTAATTATCAAACCATTTTATGTAAGCAGTTTAGAGTCAAAATCGGAAAAAGACAATCATGAGGACcgaaaagagaaaatattaacCTTTCACAAGCTGCAAAGGGGTATAAAAAGACAACAAGGTGTTTAAGGATACAAATACTAACCGGAAAAATGATTATTCAGAGGGGgaagaaacagaaacactgtTCGCTaccaaaaatggaagaaaaattactggaaaaaaatccacaaacacAGATTACAAAAATTCTAAACAAATACCAGGAGATCTGAAAAAGTCCTTAAAGACAAGTGGGACAAAGtctatatttatatcacatataCCAGTATGATTATGATGTTGGTGTCATGATTTTGAAGTTatggtgtgcaaacttttgctaAAGTAATTGCACAGCTAATAATAAttagttttctttatttataatggAACATTTGTAAAACAGgactcaaaaaaaacaaatgatttgttGGTGTCACCATTCTGACATAAGGGTGTGTACTTTTGCACTTAACTGTAAGTTAACAAATATGACACTCTAAATTCTTAATCAAATAATAactatacatatttttaataattaatacttaATCCAGTaatgttccttcattatttcTAATGgataaacatttctgaaaccTTGCATTAAATTCTGTTAGTGTCATCATTATGAAGtgagggtgcacaaacttttgcacttcaCAGTACTTAATGAAGATCTTATCATCTTGCTGCAcctaataatagtaatttattttttcttttatctatAAGAGAGCAGAACATATGTGAATCCTcactttaaatgttttgttagtGCCATTATTTTGGAGTAagggtacacaaacttttgcactgaactatagaaataaaaggtTTTTCAGTTGGAtcctgaaaaaaaggaaagtcgGTCCTGCCTATGTTGGGTTCCTAAAGTGAAAATATCATATATCCTAACCCACTCCAGAGCAGACATTTCTGACAGTAGATTCAGTTTGACTCATTCTAACGCTAACACATGGGGTCAAAGGTTACCTCTAGCTATTGCTCCAGCTAATAGCGGTGCCAGGTCTGATCTTTCCCCCATCCGGTGCCTGAGAGCAGCACAGAGCTGGTCATAAGAGGTGAAGTATATCACTGTAGCTGGAACTGCCATAACTCTGTCGAGAGAAAACACTGCGTAAGAACATTCTCATCCCAAGAACAGTCTCCTAAGTAAAGATCTGGATCTGTCTATTCTGTCGAAACGTCTATTTTCTCTGTACGTAAAACATCATTAACGTAGGAATGGTGTGAGAATGGTGTCAACGGTGTGGAACAGGAATAGTGTGGCTAAAAATGGAAAGATAGCTCTGGCTAGCAGCCAAACACACCGCTACCCACGTTATATataaacgttaaaaaaaaaaacaaaaaaacaaccaaacataCACTTACAGTGTTGGAGGAAGGCCACTCCACAGCGACTTGATCCCTTCCATGCGTACAATCTTGATGAAGGCATCCTGTATCGCAAAACATTATATGACCACAGTTTCCACACAACAGCTATCTCAAAAATTCCAGTAACGGCGTAACAGCTGGATTTGTCTTAGAGTCTCACCAGTGTGCCGTTGAAATGACCCTGAGGTTTGTACCACGCTTTTACATTCCCGTTTTCACACACGCATATATGATCCATCAGGCCATTGcaatacacaaaacatttacCTGTTGGACAGAAGGGAAATTTGAGTATACATGAATCAATGGAGCTTAGAAGAtttctgaaggaaaaaaaaatacatttcagcaCAAAATACAAGGTATAACAATCAGagtcatgtctttttttttttaaaccacctTTATATAAAGGACTTCTCTGTGCCTGGAGTCTGATCTTTATGACATCCAATGGAGTTACtgtaaaacagaagaaaaagatgTGTCATAATTTGTAAAGCGTCTTGAGAGACCTTTTTAAGGCgctacataaaataataataataataaactttattattattattattattattattattatattccttTTAGTTGAACAGTAGGGATTTCAAATTTGACTAAACAGTGGccttgttaatttttttttgtatttattatttatttgtgtacttATTTATGGTGGTGTAACGTACCTCAGTGCTGTAACTATAGCTATAGCTTAACTACAGGTTAAACATACACtctatgaccaaaagtatgtggacacctgaccattgcaCCTATATATGTgttccaaggttggagtggaagaactcgagtgtcctgcacagaaccctgacctcaaccccactgaacacctttgggatgaactggaacaccgactgcaccccagacctcctcatgcaacatcagtgcctgagctcactaatgctcttgtggctgaatgatcacaaatccctacagccacgctccaaaatctagtggaaagccttcccagaagtgtggagcttattataacagcaaaagggggactaaatctgggatGAATgttatgatcaggtgtccacaaacttttggcaatgCAGTGTATCAAGAGAATGAAGCtaacaagtaagaaataaaaaaaatgactaaaaattgcacctttaaatctaaatcaaaactcaaaaattaaaactttttgtgtgtatgtgggtgtaaAGTGACCTTGTATGTtagaaaggcactatataaatcattataatataaattattattattattattattattattactatatttattaaatgaagtTTTGCTGGCACTGGGGCATCAGAACAGGCTGAGTAAGCAGGAAAGAAGTACTTTAGTTTTTATTTGCAAacaaattttgtgtgtgtgtgtgtgtgtgtgtgtagatgaacTTACCAAACAATGATGTGAGCAAAGCCCCAGAACAAGAAGCCACCATCTGCTGAACTGGTGTTATACTGTCCATGTTGGCCTGAAAAGTCTGAGAAGTCATCTCAACCAGCCTGGTTTAAAGAAAGACATGAAGAGAGATGTGATGATTATTCCATGATGTTGTAATTAAACATTACAGTAACACAGAGCAAGGCAGGAGAGAAGTCAGTGCCTAGAACAAACACTTACTGCAATCTATCCAAGTCTACTCAGTTCAATTCAAGTCTCTCACCTTGGTTTAGTCTTTCTTGAGGTTTGTAATCAATCCGAGAACTTTTCTGTTCCCTTGTAGTGAACTCCTCACCGAAATCCAGTCCAGTGATCCTCAACAACCCTTTCATATCATTTACTGTGTCCTGGAGCTGTTTCTCTAGCTAGAGATAAATAGAAACTTACACTAATCATGCAATTCTTATAATGTTCACTCAGATTTAAATATATCTCCACGATGACAGCATTAGAGCAACGTACAGGTAGTCTAAATcggacaaaaaaaacctgcaacaGCCCTGCAAACCCTCTAACTGTGGCATGTAGCCGACTGGAAGTTCACGTTTTCTTTAACCTGCACATGACAGTGGGCATGTTGTAGTTATCTTCATTTTCACCGCCGCACATTCGTCATAGTGGGCATTTAAATTCAGTAATGTGCCCATAAAACAGGTAGTGCTACTCTAAAATGAGATTTGGCAGTGTGGAATTTATCTGTTAATTATTTCATGTTATTCGTTTTTATTAAGTGTGTAAGTTCTGCATGTTCTTGTAAATTGGTATTACGTATCAAGGCCgaaaagtgtgtttgtgaaattCTTGTGATGTATCTGTTCTTCGCAGGAggaagtggattttctgagcggGAAAATGGAATTGTTTTGTTTGGCGTTTGTGGTTTAGagaataacaaaacaaacatagtGGAGCACTTCAGTGTTATATtttgcaaataaatgaataaatgtaaataaatatcaacTCGAGGACAACTCGAGTCCAGGAAGTTCATGAATATTCACGTAGACTTGCTTGGGTaatttgttagctagctgttaGCTTCATCCGGGTTTGAACTTCCGGTGTAACGTTTGTCCAGTTTAAAAAACGGGGCACATTTAAACAACTCGGCCTGCAGATGCAAATCCAAACTGACACCAGAGCTCCTCATCACTGAATCTGGCAGCTGTAACAGAGCTCAACGTAGAGAAAGTAAAGTAAGTGAAATGGCTTCATTGTTAGATAgttgtgtatttcttttctctataaagaaatccttttttttttttttttaaggctccTGCATGGTAACGGTAGCTAAGGAACTCTTAGCAACTCCTACACTGTAATGAAACACCAGAGCTTTCCCAGATCTACCAAACCACAATTTCAAGGTaagtcttccttttttttttcccccacctttgtgtttttattcttccCTCATAGACCACAATCAAGAGACAGATATGAAAGATATGAAATAAGCCTCAGTTCTTGTTCAGTGTTCCCATATGCCATGTTTAAAGAGTCAGAATAACAAAATGCTTCTGTAATATTTCTCATAATTACTCTTTCTCATTCTGTGTGATatctattttaatcatttattcttAGATCTAACATATTCTTTAACAATCAAGAGATAGTCCTATATAAAATAAGCAGAGTTCAGTGTTCCCATATGCCATGTTTTAAAGAGTCAGAATAACAAAATGCTTCTGTAATATTTctcataatttatcatttttgatgCTGTGTTATatctgttttaataaataattctcaGATCTAACAGACCCTTTAGTACTGAAGAGAGAGCCCTATATAGAATAAGCAGAAAGAGCAATAAGATCATGTTGAGTCTTCTCATATGCCATGTTTAGAAAGTCAGAATAACAAAATGCTTCTGTAATATTTCTTATAATTCATGTTTCTGAGATCATGTTATACTTATTAATTTCTTGTGGGATTTAACAGACTCTTTAGTACTCAAGAGTAGGGCTGcatgatattgaagaaaaatgggataacttgttaaataatgtgatatATGGTACAATAatgctatatgtgtgtgtaaaatcaattttaattatatttatatacatatattaatatatttaaaaactgaaaatgacataaccaactTACGTGTTCTTTTGAGGagaagaaagcattctctgctatctgtgtTGCCCCAAAACTTAGACTTTGTAACTTTTCAAAGTATTAATAGTTCAGTTATCGCGAGCCCTTGTGATATGCATATtgcgatatttacatttgcgatattttgataatttcgatatattgtgcagccctactcAAGAGATAGTCCTATAAAAAATAAGCAGAAGGATTGTTTACTCTTCTCACCTGCCATGTTTAGAGAGTCAGAATAGAGtaaattttctcacaatttgTTTCTGATATTGTGTTACATCTATCTGAGTGATTTCCTGTCTGATTTAACAGAACTTTTATCAGTCAAGAGACAGTCTTCTATTAATCTATGTTAAGCGAGGTGTAATAACATGCTGTCACATCCTTAATGTTCATAGTACTCCATTACTCCAGTCTCATCAATTTTTCTCAGAATTAACAGATCGTATTAAAATGTAGAGAGTTTTACAGAGAAAGAATCAACCTTTCATTCAGGAGCACTCTCTTTTTGTGGACAAAGACTTTTGTTCTTTAGTTAAGCATATGATTAAATGCACTCACTGTGTGTTGATACGGTTTTCCATTAGCCTTGTGCTCATTTAATGTTGAATgaatccttttttatttatttattatttatttttatttatttattttttttaaatccacagaCCCAAAACTGGACGACGATGAACACCGAAAAGCTGCATCTATCAGGAAACATCATCCAGCGTGTGAGCCAGTTCAGAAGAAGCCCTTGGCTGGGCGAATCTTTTATTTGGATCTACCGTGTAACAAACGCAGCCAGGCTTTAGAAACTGATATCAAGAGCCTTGGAGGAGTGAGTGCAATTTAAATCAtttagtttcctttttttttttgttttgttttgtttttaagtcaTGCAAGTAATGtgtgacttattt
This window contains:
- the slc25a40 gene encoding probable mitochondrial glutathione transporter SLC25A40 isoform X1 is translated as MTSQTFQANMDSITPVQQMVASCSGALLTSLFVTPLDVIKIRLQAQRSPLYKGGLKKKRHDSDCYTLYFVLKCIFFSFRNLLSSIDSCILKFPFCPTGKCFVYCNGLMDHICVCENGNVKAWYKPQGHFNGTLDAFIKIVRMEGIKSLWSGLPPTLVMAVPATVIYFTSYDQLCAALRHRMGERSDLAPLLAGAIARVGSATLISPLELIRTKLQSERQSYRELSAVIRSAVHTEGWLALWRGLGPTLLRDVPFSAMYWYNYEKGKAWLCRYNKTTEPTFSIAFISGAVSGSIASIVTLPFDVVKTRRQVELGELQARKLSSQASCSTYTVMKRIVAESGIQGLFAGFMPRLIKVAPACAIMISTYEFGKAFFRKQNQKDRPVLTLHTTNT
- the slc25a40 gene encoding probable mitochondrial glutathione transporter SLC25A40 isoform X3, with amino-acid sequence MTSQTFQANMDSITPVQQMVASCSGALLTSLFVTPLDVIKIRLQAQRSPLYKGKCFVYCNGLMDHICVCENGNVKAWYKPQGHFNGTLDAFIKIVRMEGIKSLWSGLPPTLVMAVPATVIYFTSYDQLCAALRHRMGERSDLAPLLAGAIARVGSATLISPLELIRTKLQSERQSYRELSAVIRSAVHTEGWLALWRGLGPTLLRDVPFSAMYWYNYEKGKAWLCRYNKTTEPTFSIAFISGAVSGSIASIVTLPFDVVKTRRQVELGELQARKLSSQASCSTYTVMKRIVAESGIQGLFAGFMPRLIKVAPACAIMISTYEFGKAFFRKQNQKDRPVLTLHTTNT
- the slc25a40 gene encoding probable mitochondrial glutathione transporter SLC25A40 isoform X2, whose translation is MTSQTFQANMDSITPVQQMVASCSGALLTSLFVTPLDVIKIRLQAQRSPLYKGKCFVYCNGLMDHICVCENGNVKAWYKPQGHFNGTLDAFIKIVRMEGIKSLWSGLPPTLVMAVPATVIYFTSYDQLCAALRHRMGERSDLAPLLAGAIARVGSATLISPLELIRTKLQSERQSYRELSAVIRSAVHTEGWLALWRGLGPTLLRDVPFSAMYWYNYEKGKAWLCRYNKTTEPTFSIAFISGAVSGSIASIVTLPFDVVKTRRQVELGELQARKLVSSQASCSTYTVMKRIVAESGIQGLFAGFMPRLIKVAPACAIMISTYEFGKAFFRKQNQKDRPVLTLHTTNT